Proteins encoded in a region of the Vibrio sp. CB1-14 genome:
- a CDS encoding alpha-L-glutamate ligase-like protein, giving the protein MLGKLTSPFKLRDRGIMGMNQRNHGYIGKYNDRSKYPLVDDKLKTKIIAEKAGATTPALIGVVNNQAEAKHIHAMVKDWPGFVIKPAQGSGGKGILVIVSHKDGVYTKPSGATINKEDVERHISNTLAGLFSLGGKNDVAVVENLIKFDDCFDGFSYEGVPDVRIIVFQGYPVMAMMRLSTSASDGKANLHQGAVGVGIDIATGKAVRAVQFDRPVTLHPDTGKELATLAVPHWKRLLTLASSAYEMTGLGYMGTDMVLDKEEGPMVLELNARPGLAIQIANGCGILPRLQHIESLGTPNPFEYPSPEERVEYAAKMFGHAEDA; this is encoded by the coding sequence ATGCTTGGAAAGCTAACCAGTCCTTTTAAGCTTCGTGATCGCGGCATCATGGGTATGAACCAACGTAACCATGGTTATATCGGTAAATACAACGACCGCTCAAAGTATCCACTTGTGGATGACAAGCTAAAAACCAAAATCATTGCAGAGAAAGCTGGCGCGACAACGCCAGCTCTAATCGGCGTCGTTAACAACCAAGCGGAAGCAAAACACATCCATGCTATGGTTAAAGATTGGCCCGGCTTTGTGATTAAGCCAGCGCAAGGCAGTGGTGGTAAAGGCATTTTGGTGATAGTGAGCCACAAGGATGGCGTTTACACTAAGCCCTCTGGTGCGACAATTAACAAAGAAGATGTTGAGCGTCACATCAGTAACACTCTTGCAGGTCTGTTCTCACTTGGTGGTAAGAACGATGTTGCCGTGGTTGAAAACCTGATTAAGTTTGACGACTGCTTTGATGGCTTTAGTTATGAAGGTGTGCCAGACGTTCGTATTATTGTATTCCAGGGCTACCCTGTTATGGCGATGATGCGTTTGTCTACTTCAGCCTCTGACGGCAAAGCGAACCTTCACCAAGGCGCTGTCGGTGTAGGTATCGACATTGCGACCGGCAAAGCAGTGCGTGCGGTACAGTTTGACCGCCCTGTCACCCTTCACCCTGATACAGGCAAAGAGCTTGCAACACTCGCCGTTCCTCATTGGAAACGACTGCTCACGCTTGCCTCTAGCGCGTATGAAATGACAGGCCTAGGTTACATGGGAACGGACATGGTTCTCGATAAAGAAGAAGGTCCAATGGTACTTGAGCTTAACGCGCGTCCAGGACTTGCGATTCAAATTGCTAACGGCTGTGGTATTTTACCAAGGCTACAGCACATCGAGTCATTGGGTACGCCAAATCCCTTTGAATATCCTAGTCCAGAAGAACGTGTCGAGTACGCAGCGAAAATGTTCGGTCACGCCGAAGACGCTTAA
- a CDS encoding inactive transglutaminase family protein codes for MTSRIPFFLSVGLLIAAGIALSVIRHDTYGVPWTPGETRQVWDIEARVEFNAIGKPAKVSLAAPYTQEGFTLIGESASSPGYGVSYVDSDAGRRAEWSIREAQGPQTIYYKTQFLVDDQALASSTPPAEDVIKPTFDGPEEAAAVALMDRAQSRSSDNITFTRELIKALNDGDSQNSALILNNMTKLQAAAKLLAFAEVPSKVVGVIELEDGRRRQSIQQMLSVWDGAKWQIFSPESTEGKKQANLLVWDESNVSLLDVVGGKDSKVHFTMIAQEVSPQEATNSKVDSDGLLNFSIHSLPLEEQAMFKTIMLIPIGALIVVFLRILIGLKTSGTFMPVLIAVAFVQTQLVTGIVGFLLIVGTGLVIRSYLSKLNLLLVARISAVIITVILIISVFTVVAFKIGLTEGLSITFFPMIILSWTIERMSILWEEEGAKEVVLQGGGSLLTAVLVYLAMTNPYIQHLTFNFIGLQLVILGGILLLGTYTGYRLTELRRFKPLTED; via the coding sequence ATGACTTCACGTATTCCATTTTTCCTATCTGTAGGATTACTCATTGCAGCGGGTATCGCGCTGAGTGTCATCAGACACGATACCTACGGCGTACCATGGACTCCAGGCGAAACTCGCCAAGTATGGGACATTGAGGCTCGTGTCGAGTTTAATGCAATTGGTAAACCGGCCAAGGTTTCACTCGCAGCACCATACACTCAAGAAGGATTCACACTTATTGGCGAATCAGCCTCTTCTCCAGGTTACGGTGTCTCATATGTCGATTCTGATGCAGGTCGCCGTGCAGAGTGGTCAATCCGCGAGGCACAAGGTCCGCAAACCATCTACTACAAAACCCAATTTCTTGTGGACGACCAAGCGCTGGCAAGCTCTACTCCTCCAGCGGAAGACGTGATTAAGCCAACCTTTGATGGCCCAGAAGAAGCCGCAGCTGTTGCCCTGATGGATCGCGCTCAATCTCGCTCCTCTGACAACATCACCTTCACACGCGAGCTTATCAAAGCACTGAACGATGGTGATAGCCAAAACTCTGCACTTATTCTTAACAACATGACCAAACTTCAAGCCGCTGCAAAACTGCTGGCGTTTGCTGAAGTACCAAGCAAGGTTGTGGGCGTTATCGAACTGGAAGATGGTCGTCGACGTCAATCTATTCAACAAATGTTGAGTGTGTGGGACGGTGCTAAGTGGCAAATCTTCTCTCCAGAATCCACAGAAGGTAAAAAACAAGCCAATCTGCTTGTTTGGGACGAATCTAACGTATCGCTACTTGATGTTGTTGGCGGTAAAGACAGTAAAGTTCACTTCACTATGATCGCTCAAGAGGTATCTCCTCAAGAAGCAACGAACAGTAAAGTGGATTCTGACGGTCTGTTGAACTTCTCAATTCATAGCCTGCCTCTTGAAGAGCAAGCCATGTTTAAAACCATCATGCTGATTCCAATCGGCGCGCTGATTGTCGTGTTCCTACGTATTCTGATTGGTCTAAAGACCTCTGGTACCTTCATGCCGGTACTGATTGCGGTGGCGTTCGTACAAACTCAGCTAGTAACCGGTATTGTTGGTTTCCTATTGATTGTCGGTACGGGTCTGGTAATTCGTAGCTATCTATCCAAGCTCAATCTGTTGCTCGTCGCTCGGATATCCGCGGTAATCATTACCGTAATCTTGATTATCTCTGTCTTTACGGTTGTCGCATTTAAGATTGGTCTGACAGAAGGTCTATCCATTACCTTCTTCCCAATGATTATCCTTTCTTGGACAATCGAACGTATGTCTATCCTTTGGGAAGAAGAGGGAGCGAAGGAAGTTGTGTTGCAAGGTGGTGGTTCGCTACTCACCGCGGTACTTGTCTACCTAGCGATGACCAACCCTTACATTCAGCACCTAACGTTTAACTTTATCGGTCTGCAGCTGGTTATCCTTGGCGGTATCTTGCTACTAGGTACTTACACAGGTTACCGACTCACTGAACTGCGTCGCTTTAAACCACTGACGGAGGACTAA
- a CDS encoding efflux RND transporter periplasmic adaptor subunit: protein MTKTAISTALSLSLLFLSGCGAEQNTDLLPSSVEVSTVAVTQSDVFPTTEYVGRTRAPEDVQIRPLVSGRLITKAVAEGADVKKGELLYELDPQPFQVRLNAAKAELAKTKAKMLQAQRTLQRAVKLYKEGSLSPLEFEEVELEETTSIAAFEIAKSEFDNAQLELNWTKIYSPIDGRVSNSVYSIGDIVTPEGQPLTTVVKLDTTWVNIAVNETSGLAEFQEAMLLDEKHASDFEVHLKLANGATYPYLGQVGFVDNRVDVETGTITVRLNFPNPDLLLLPGQYVTVEVVDDSLTPLSVPSESVQFDQGGHFVYVVDSKNLIEKRYIKWYQQLDAVFLVESGVEAGEQVVSEGLQKIKPGSSVSTNITDSSTVASATTEG, encoded by the coding sequence ATGACCAAAACCGCAATAAGCACCGCCCTCTCGCTTTCACTTCTTTTTCTTTCTGGATGTGGTGCTGAACAAAATACCGATTTACTGCCGTCTTCTGTTGAAGTCAGCACCGTCGCTGTCACTCAAAGCGATGTGTTTCCAACGACTGAATATGTTGGCCGAACTCGTGCTCCTGAAGATGTACAAATTCGCCCATTGGTTTCTGGTCGATTGATCACCAAAGCGGTCGCGGAAGGTGCGGACGTGAAAAAAGGTGAGCTTTTATACGAACTCGACCCACAGCCATTTCAAGTACGTTTAAATGCCGCCAAAGCCGAGCTTGCTAAAACAAAAGCGAAAATGCTCCAGGCGCAGCGCACACTGCAGCGCGCCGTCAAGCTTTATAAAGAAGGCTCTCTTTCTCCTCTTGAGTTCGAAGAAGTCGAGCTAGAAGAAACCACTTCCATTGCTGCATTTGAGATCGCTAAATCTGAGTTCGATAACGCGCAGCTTGAACTGAACTGGACCAAGATCTACAGCCCTATCGATGGCCGTGTCAGCAATTCTGTTTACAGCATCGGTGACATTGTGACACCAGAAGGCCAACCACTGACGACAGTGGTTAAGCTCGATACCACTTGGGTGAATATCGCAGTAAACGAAACCTCGGGTCTTGCTGAGTTTCAAGAAGCCATGCTACTTGATGAAAAACACGCTAGCGACTTTGAAGTGCACTTGAAACTCGCGAACGGTGCAACCTATCCATACCTTGGCCAAGTCGGCTTCGTCGATAACCGTGTGGACGTTGAAACCGGCACCATCACGGTTCGCCTTAATTTCCCGAACCCGGACTTACTGCTACTGCCAGGCCAATACGTCACTGTTGAAGTCGTCGATGACTCACTCACGCCACTGTCTGTACCAAGCGAATCGGTTCAGTTCGACCAAGGAGGTCACTTTGTCTATGTTGTCGATAGCAAAAACCTTATCGAAAAGCGCTATATCAAGTGGTACCAGCAACTAGACGCAGTTTTCCTTGTAGAATCTGGTGTCGAAGCGGGAGAGCAGGTTGTAAGCGAAGGTTTGCAAAAAATAAAACCTGGCTCAAGCGTATCTACCAACATTACTGATAGCTCGACTGTAGCTAGCGCAACAACTGAGGGCTAA
- the cmoB gene encoding tRNA 5-methoxyuridine(34)/uridine 5-oxyacetic acid(34) synthase CmoB, translating to MFNFANFYQLIAQDTKLQPWLNILPQQLTDWQNAEHGDFDRWLRALAKIPTGQPDNVELKSEVSLANNEPLAMGEMKKLENLLRTFHPWRKGPYRVHDIHIDTEWRSDWKWDRVLPHISPLKNRSVLDVGCGNGYHMWRMLGEGARLCVGIDPSHLFLVQFEAIRKLMGDDQRTHLLPLGIEQLPELRAFDTVFSMGVLYHRRSPLDHLIQLKNQLVAGGELVLETLVIDGDENAVLVPVDRYAQMRNVYFFPSARALKVWLEKVGFVNVRIVDENVTSTEEQRTTGWMTHNSLPEYLDPNDPSKTVEGYPAPRRAVLVAENPNK from the coding sequence ATGTTTAACTTTGCTAACTTTTATCAGCTCATCGCTCAAGATACCAAACTTCAGCCTTGGCTTAACATCCTGCCACAGCAACTCACCGACTGGCAGAATGCCGAGCACGGTGATTTTGACCGCTGGTTGCGTGCGCTCGCGAAGATTCCAACCGGTCAACCTGATAATGTTGAACTGAAATCGGAAGTGTCACTCGCGAACAATGAACCGCTTGCGATGGGTGAAATGAAGAAGCTAGAGAACCTGCTGCGCACCTTCCACCCGTGGCGTAAAGGCCCATATCGCGTTCACGATATTCATATCGACACCGAGTGGCGCTCTGACTGGAAGTGGGATCGCGTATTGCCGCACATTTCCCCACTTAAAAACCGTTCAGTATTGGATGTGGGCTGCGGCAATGGTTACCACATGTGGCGCATGCTAGGTGAAGGCGCGCGTCTTTGTGTGGGTATCGACCCTTCACATCTATTCCTAGTGCAGTTTGAAGCAATTCGTAAGCTGATGGGCGACGACCAGCGCACGCACCTTTTACCATTAGGTATCGAGCAGCTTCCGGAACTTCGAGCATTTGATACGGTATTTAGCATGGGTGTTTTGTACCACCGCCGCTCTCCTCTTGATCATCTGATCCAATTGAAGAACCAGTTGGTCGCGGGCGGTGAGCTCGTATTAGAGACCTTAGTTATCGACGGTGATGAAAATGCCGTGCTTGTCCCCGTCGATCGCTACGCGCAAATGCGTAATGTGTACTTCTTCCCATCTGCGCGCGCGCTAAAAGTATGGTTAGAAAAAGTTGGCTTTGTGAATGTTCGTATTGTAGATGAAAACGTTACCTCTACAGAGGAGCAGCGTACCACAGGTTGGATGACACATAATTCACTCCCTGAATACTTAGATCCTAACGACCCAAGCAAAACTGTCGAAGGGTATCCAGCACCTAGACGCGCTGTGTTAGTCGCTGAAAACCCAAACAAATAG
- a CDS encoding ATP-dependent zinc protease, with product MYKRLASLVAIGLLSGCSTVNHQELHQNTISAIQESEARLDNKLTNLTLQLSNNADYIDSLETEVIALTKEVEALKQAQLGEEQAEKQNKPLPIIAPKSSSSTPVVLGSVEQVHLDILDRSFDARVDTGAVTSSLSASDIQGFERDGKQWVKFKLLDDKSRKENDRWIEAPVIRYVKIRQSTSEKMERRAVVELWIRVGKIHEKAQFTLADRSQMTHPILLGREFIKDIALVDVSQQYILSSNK from the coding sequence ATGTATAAACGCTTGGCATCTCTTGTCGCCATCGGCCTACTTTCGGGTTGTTCTACAGTCAATCACCAAGAACTTCATCAAAACACCATCAGCGCAATTCAAGAATCTGAAGCGCGCCTCGACAACAAACTGACTAACCTTACACTGCAGTTAAGCAACAACGCTGACTACATTGATAGCTTAGAAACCGAAGTCATCGCACTCACTAAAGAAGTCGAAGCTTTGAAGCAGGCACAACTTGGCGAAGAACAAGCTGAAAAGCAAAATAAGCCACTGCCAATTATCGCTCCTAAATCCTCCTCTTCTACTCCTGTTGTTTTAGGCTCCGTCGAACAAGTCCACCTCGATATACTCGACCGCAGTTTTGATGCGCGTGTGGATACCGGCGCGGTGACTTCTTCACTCAGTGCATCGGATATTCAAGGATTCGAAAGAGATGGTAAGCAGTGGGTAAAATTCAAACTTCTTGATGATAAGTCCCGCAAAGAAAATGATCGCTGGATAGAAGCGCCAGTAATTCGATATGTGAAAATTCGTCAGTCAACCAGTGAAAAAATGGAACGTAGAGCGGTGGTTGAACTTTGGATCCGTGTTGGAAAAATCCATGAAAAAGCTCAATTTACACTGGCAGATCGCTCACAAATGACCCACCCTATATTACTAGGAAGAGAATTTATCAAAGATATTGCTTTAGTTGATGTAAGTCAGCAATATATACTTTCATCTAACAAGTAG